tttattacttGGTGCCATAGTAAATATTTGATGTAACGTAATAGTACTTTATTCTATCTTGTGTATTGACAATTTTGTACATAATAAAGATTAGTGTTGATGTGTCATATAGAAGGATGGAGGCCAGGATagtattaaatgtaaaattgcgtggaatattttcatttggaaacCCTGGCTTAATAATATGTTtactaaaatgtattcatgttgGATTAGACTTGAACAATATCTTTTTTAAACGGAAATGTAATGTGGCTTTTCATGCTTTATAAACGTACTGTTTTATTGGGTTTTCCCTCAATCCCCCACTAATACAGGGTTTGAGCTGCAGTCATGAAGGTGTTTGTGGTACTTGCATTCGCAATATTCACTGGTGAGTAAACCTTTGCTTCTGTTTTAATGACAATTGTTGTGGCAGGACcggaatgttttttcttgcaGTGTTTGCAAAGATGCTTCTTTAAATTTTACAattcttcatttaaatttttaagtttttgtAGTTACTTATTGAAAAACTACACGGAAGCATCAAGgattataaactgaaaatgaaccATGATATGATCAACAGGATTAAATCCACGGATAAGCAAAAACATGTCCACTTACAGCAGTTTGCCTTACGATGTTTTCAGTGCCATAGATTTTCAACTGCAGTTAGTTTTGCCAGGAGAAACTCAATCACTAGGCATTTAAgcaacaatacattttcatatttctatATGATAGTGGCATTGGCCTTTCACACAATAACTATACATTTTGaatcaaaaacataatttcagtGAGCGCCCCACACTGTTGCTTTTGTTAAATGTCATCATTAGATACAATGTCTCAAATGATTTTTGACAGTTGGTTTCAGTAAAATTTATTTAGcatgttttattgttgtgttGTATATTTGATCTGAGTGTATATTCATGTAAATGTGGATATACTGTAATCATCAGTCAAAGGATTAATCGGTTCATCCTTATTTGGATTAAAAGCAATTTATAACCTGCAGAAGTGGTAACCAACGCTGTTCCTGGAAATccaccatcctgcaggttttcatttcaatcctaatttgcTAACTAGCAATCGCAagaagatctctagctgttgaatgaggtgtgcttcatTAGGGTTGGCGTGAAAACCAAAAGGAccgcagatctccaggaacagggttgggaaccactaaCGTGCGGTTCCTGGATGGCCATAATGGTTATGTAACTGTGCAGCTCTATCTGTCCAGGGTGCCATGCCGACGCTCTGTTCACGGACCAATCAAAGACGGCGCTGGAGCTGGTgacaaatgcattctgggactaCGTTTCCGAGGCGACGCGGATCGCCGAAGACACTCTGAAGATCATCAGAGAGTCTGAACTGGGCAAGGAAGTCAAGTAAGGCCTCTCCTGCGCTCTCTGCCGTTTCTGGTTCGTGGGGAGCGCGCACGaatacacactgaaacactACAGGGCTCTgtgacacactctctctattaacccctccctctgtctccacaGTGCTCAGATCACAGAGGGCTCGGACGGCACCGCCGAATACAGAGAAACTCTGCGCAAGGTTACCCCTCTGACCACGGAGCTGCTGGACAAGATTACCCAGGAGGCCGAGCAGCTGAAGGCTCGTCTGGAGACGGACGTGAGCAAAGTGAGGGTCCAGCTGGAGCCCTACGCCGAGGAGCTGAGGACCAGCATTCAGCAGCAGATGGAGCAGCTGAAGAGGGATATAGACCCCGTCATAGAGTCCCTGGAGCCCGAGGCCCTGAAGGCCACCCTGCTCCAGAAGAGCGAGGAGCTGAAGGGGAGCCTGGAGCAGAGCGTGAAGGTGATGCACTCCCAGCTGGACCCCCACACTGTGGAACTCACTGCTAAAGTGGACAAGCACCTGGAGGAGCTCAGGAGTGGTGTGGTTCCCCTGGTCGAGAGCTTCCAGACCCAGCTGTCCCAGTCATCTCAGAAACTTCAACAGGACCTGGCCGCCTATGGTGAGGAACTACAAACCAAGATGGAGGCCTTCGGTCAGGACCTGAAGGCCCAGGcaactgcattctgggagaacCTCACAAAGAACTTCTAGAGCCTAAATAATCTTCCTTAATGtgttccctcctctctgtcctagAGAGAGCTGAGCTGTCTTTGTATGTGTCTCATACTTTGCTAACAACACTTTAAATGAAGACACCCTGTTAAGAGCCAGGTGATGAAATGACACCCAACTTCATTGCAAAGTAATGTTCACAATTTAGCAAGAATCCAAGATCAATTTCCTGCCGAAATTGCCATTGTAAATGTATATTGTACATgagcattcatttttcatagtGCTGATTCAGGACTGAACTTGGTGAGGAGAGGTTTTTATGTCAAAGGTGGATAGTTGTGAGAATGTCTtacaaaaattttatttcattgactAATATTATAAAAAGTAACAGGAAAAGAaatatttggggaaaaataCCTTGAATTCCAATTTACTTTTAGAAAGAATAAAATCGTGACAACATGAAATCTACTTCTCAGCagtttctattactttttttttctttctattcaCTGTGTTCAAACAGGCCCACTTAAATTGTATTCCAtaacatatgcaaacacacatgcatcagCAGAGACCATGTTGCATTCTTGTTTGAATTTCTGGGGGCAGTACTTGCTTCAGGTTAGAATTGtcataaattcaaaatgagCATCAGGCAACTAGAGTTATTTTCCAGACATGCCTTCTTAATATATGAccatttttctcccaaattattaaaaaaatagaatctTTTGTGTTGCACCCATTTTAAGAATAATCGTAGTGATATTGATTTGACTTCAGACAGAACTTCTCAAGGACGGATAAATGGTTTACCATCTGTGTCATATTTCACTGCTATTTTATCGCATTTGTCCCAAAAGCATTTAACCATCGTGCAAAATCtggatacaaaaaaaagtgtgaatagTGACATTTCTTTTGCTGTCAAGGTTTTTCCAGCATTTCAACAATTACAACAATGCACGAAAGATGTTCAAAAAATtttattgcataaaataaaagcataaaatttTAGCACATTCTCCTGTTTGATACTTGCACGACCCAATTCATTTCCACATATGTAACCCTTAGCAGAGGCAAGTTGAGAGTTGTCGGGTAGCTCCTAGAGATGTGGtggtctttttaaaatgcattcttccGTTCTTGTTCATAAAAGCAAGTTCAAACACATACCTGTGTCAGTTAGCAACACACAGCTTTGTGAGAGAGCAACAGGAATTTGTCGAATTAAATGACGTGACTTTGAAAAAATGACacaactttaaataatttagatattttgcTGACAAAAAAAGGCTAAGACCATTGATAGTTTTGCCTTTACAACTGTAGTTCCGGAATAAACTAACACATGTGGCTTCTTGCATGGTCAAGTGAGCTCAAGCATCAGCTACTGAAAGCGTCACACTCAAACTAAtattatgttgttatttttcgATATATTATAATACGTGCTTGTAAAAGCCTTCCTATGATCTCATCTACCTCTGAAACAGGATAGTGCAATGGTCTGAGCCTTGGGCTCTTAATCTGTAAGCTAGTTTAGATTCACAAATAGTACCCTGCGGCTGTACTTTGGAATGTAACGTGTGAAATGTAGGTGTCTCGTTTCTAGCTAAACTTCACATGGCGCATTTAGTTAATTTAACttattaatttaactttttgttAAAGTTCCTTCCCTTTCCCTCGGTTACTGCAGCAGTGTACAGAAATGTAGATAATTTCTTAAAGTTCAAGCATTATGCACTGCTTAGTGGTTAGTGTTTTTAGCATCACTACTAAAAGCAGATCAAGCGGTATGGGTAATTCCCTTGcagaaatgtaatgcattgcAATAGACCTGAATGGCAATATTTTATCAAGATAAAAAAAGCTATTGCAAAACTTCACAATATATGGGTGAATATACAAATTAATGCTGCTCTCAGATACtgcaaaatataatgaaatttaCTTCTGTGgcatgtgatttatttttctgaataatgATAAATTATGTGCCTTAGAGATAAATGTATATGAGTATATTCTGTGAATGGAAGGATTTGCAGGAATGAACATGGGGCGTTTTCACCGTCGTCCAAAGATCCCTGCAAACTATAAAAGAATGCTTTAACATGACCCAGCTGCCTCTGCCTGTGTTCAGTTGTTGAGATCATGATGCAAAACTGATCTTGGCTTGGACTAAAGTCCTAATCAGGAAGTCATCATTATTACGGCCATTTTAACCTTCATATCGTAATATGCAGCTACATCCCACCGGCACTGGCTAATGGTCAGCATGCCTCCGCACTTGGGATCTTACAGTCAAAAGTAAATCGTTAGTTGCCATTTTACGTATTAAATTGGAATGAACCAATTGCACACGCACAATTACAGATCATACAGTAATTAGGCCTATTCCCTTGCATAAACAGGGAATGACAGTGTTCAAATATACATGTGCAACGTGAAAGTGATTCTCTTTCAGTGGTGGTACCATATTCTTTCTCGCATATTATGATCTCCTggatcttgaaaaaaaaaaaaattataggcTAGCACACTTTTGAGAGTTGACACAGAGCTGACGTACGGATGATTTGCCTTCTCGTTGTTGGCACTGTACCACTTTTTGCTGTCACTGAGGTACAATGGGACCTTTATGCATCTTTATCCTTCTCCTCAATTCACCCTCCACGGAATTATGAAGCGAAGAGCCCTTAGTATGACATCATCTAactacatatttaaaatatttactagTCCGCAGTGACGGTCCTTATAGTTTTAACTGACTTCAACAACAACTTGCAGCAACACGGAGttgcaattttctttttggtcGTCCTATTCCGCATCCTAGGATATCCCACGCATCAGTTCGCAATTTATTGGATACATGCTCTATataatatgatttattatttttaaaaacacacgcacacacacacacaaacacacacaatacgtTCATGAAACATGTTTAGTTTCACCACTGTCACCCAGCCCATACGATCAATTCCTCATCAGTGGAAAACGTAACTTCCAAATCGGTTTACCTGTCTATAACAACGGGTTGTTACTGGACCtagatgacaaaaaataaaatattcttgaAAGGACGTTAGGACGGCGAATTTAATTGTGATTAGGCCTACCTGTTAATCTCATGCAACGGTGTACCTGTGCTATGATTAATGTGTATTGTCGTCTTGGGGTAATGTGGTTCAATgtgataatataataataaaataataataaaagaaaaaacgcAAAATATTTCTGCGCAGAGAACTTCGAAAAGTTAAGCGCTCCACCTTGCCACCTATCAAACGAGGGTTCCACGAAAACACAGACGCAATTTCACACCCCCTCCAAGCGTAGCGCCGCAGTATAAAACATCCCTTACATACAGTCGCCAAGTCATAATTTGCCGAAAACGCAAGCAAGTTTTGGGATTGCAGGTAAGCGACGTGTGGATTAATGCGAACGTTagctgttcttttcttttttcccttgaaTACATTGTTTAATTATGTTACGTTCATCTGCCGGTTCAAGTTTATATTGTTTCAGAACTTTTCAGCACCTTTTATGATAACTTGTGAAGCATAGTTTCTGTAAACCTTAATGCAAGTAATGCTAATTGTTTGTGAATAGGGTATACTACATATTCGGATTTTTCGGTTGTTAATTCTCATGCTACTTTAAATGACTCAAAAGTCGACGCCTCTCAATCGCAATTAACATTCTCAACCTGCAATTATAAAGATATAAAgtactttttattcatttatgtatttattgtacggaTGGAGTATATTTAACTATTTACCATTGttttatatgaaaacatttacagGCCTTCCTtagttttatattatttgcaCTGTACAGAGAAGGTGACAGAGTTCATACTGTTCATATAAAACTGTTCTTTGCCATTAAATTATGCACTTTTGAGCAGAGCTGCCTATGCACATTTTGTGTCTTCCTTTCATCTTACTTAGACGTTTTTTCTTGAGCTACCTCTTTGAAGGGAAACTGAGGAACAAGGAAATCAATTTCAAATAAGACAATAAAAAGATTACTCAAGATCTGATCTGTAGCTAATACTGATAATAGCAGCCACATCAGTGTTCAAACTGAGTGTCTGCAGCATGTATTCTAGGTTACCTCTCATTCATTTTAACTATCTGTGCTTATTCAGTGTAAGATTGAGTTGAGCATCCTGTACAAGAcactgcatgcatgcttgtgtaacACTGTTTTCATTCcgttattatattttaaataattttatggcCCATTGTGCTTTATGcaggtgtatttttttgttttggacaaCCATGAGACTAATAGCATTGATCCTTCTTCTGGCTGTCATTTCAGGTAAATCTCTcattccctttccctctccccctccctcgttCAGTTGAAATGCTTTCTTGGTGCATGATAAATATATGTAATGCATAAATTGTGCAATGAAAGGGGAGGGATATCAATAATTGCTAAATGAATAGCATTATGAGtaacaatggtaaaataaacccaaaaaaaacaacagccatatttttttagctgctgaAAAATCAAGATGTGGCCTTCTTTAATCTAAGACCACACATTCTCACCTCACTTGACTCGTTACCCCCCGTGCTATGACCTACAGCCTCACTGATTGGTTGAGCTCATTACTTGTGTTCCCCACCCACAGGCTGCCAGGCATCTTCGGAGATCCAGGATGACCTCGAGGAAAAGTGGGAAGAGGGCGTGGACAAGCTCTGGGAGTACCTTTATGGGCGCCGAACTACgccaacagcaacagcaacaacaacaccaacaccaacgcCGACACCAACGCCAACACCGACAGAGACACCGACAGAGACACCGACAGAGACACCGACACCAACACCGACAccagcaccaacaccaacaccgaCACCAGCACCAACAGGAACCCCTGGTCCGGTAGAGGAACTCCAGTGAGTTCTCTTTTCTGTAACTTCACATGGAACTTTACTGAAGCACTGGAATGCTTCACATTGTGACTTTACCGAACCACTGAAATGCTTCACATTGTAACTGTACTGAAGCATTGAAATGCTTCACATCATGACTTTACTGAAGCACTGAAATGATTCACATCACGACTTTACTGAAGCACTGAAATGCTTCACATCGCGACTTTACTGAAGCACTGAAATGCTTCACATGGCGACTTTACTGAAGCACTGAAATACTTCACATCGCATCTTTATTGAAGCACTGAAATGCTTCACATCACGACTTCAAAGATGCACAGATGGgatggatgtgcacacacagtctgGTGCTCAATGCTGACTGTGGCCGCCATTCCTCAGGGCAATGCAAAATAGGCATCACACAGGGATGAACAGATTTactattcataataataatgatgcatgcatacatacatacgcgTAAGTTTGGGGGAAGACAGGGAGAAATGTCACcccaaatattttcatatggaTTAATTGCTAAACCGGCTAGCACCTTTGTGAGACATGATGTTTGATTCAGCGAGATTAGGTGGTCCAGCAGTGTGTCTCCCCCAAAGTTACAATGAAACCCTTCACCTGCagtatgtaataataataataataataataatacaccaGGTGCAAAGCCCTAATTGCTACTGTAGCATTGAGAGACTCTGTTGTCTTAATCCCATCCCAGGGTCTGTTTCCCCTTCTCAGCAAATTCCCATTAACACCGCCATTTTAACtgacctcctctcctctctggccAGGAACCTGGTCGAAGACGCCATGGAGGACCTGAACGAGTTGAGGGAGGACCTGGCCAAGAGGCTCGGGCCGCTGGTTCAGGACATGGCCGACAGGGTGCGGGAGGACATCAAGCGGCTCTTCGCCAAGGTCCGCGAGGACCTGGAGGAGGCCACGAACCGCGCCAAGGAGTACGGCGAGGAGGTCAAGAACCTGATGCAGGACGACGGCGAAGGCGTCAGCGACAAGTTCAAGGAGTTCGACCGTCGACTGAGGAAGCGCCTCGCCAAGGACATGGAGGACATGCAGAAGTGAGCGACCGGGG
This region of Anguilla rostrata isolate EN2019 chromosome 8, ASM1855537v3, whole genome shotgun sequence genomic DNA includes:
- the LOC135261944 gene encoding apolipoprotein A-IV-like produces the protein MKVFVVLAFAIFTGCHADALFTDQSKTALELVTNAFWDYVSEATRIAEDTLKIIRESELGKEVNAQITEGSDGTAEYRETLRKVTPLTTELLDKITQEAEQLKARLETDVSKVRVQLEPYAEELRTSIQQQMEQLKRDIDPVIESLEPEALKATLLQKSEELKGSLEQSVKVMHSQLDPHTVELTAKVDKHLEELRSGVVPLVESFQTQLSQSSQKLQQDLAAYGEELQTKMEAFGQDLKAQATAFWENLTKNF
- the LOC135261940 gene encoding apolipoprotein Eb-like, translating into MRLIALILLLAVISGCQASSEIQDDLEEKWEEGVDKLWEYLYGRRTTPTATATTTPTPTPTPTPTPTETPTETPTETPTPTPTPAPTPTPTPAPTGTPGPVEELQNLVEDAMEDLNELREDLAKRLGPLVQDMADRVREDIKRLFAKVREDLEEATNRAKEYGEEVKNLMQDDGEGVSDKFKEFDRRLRKRLAKDMEDMQKTVSDYFKDVASKAQEEIDEAKDRLEPFFRKLRDRAKEKLDSVLEQLKEKTQGLREKVEKAAEDTRSTLQRWFQPVVDFFKSLG